In one Salvelinus sp. IW2-2015 linkage group LG26, ASM291031v2, whole genome shotgun sequence genomic region, the following are encoded:
- the LOC111952419 gene encoding zinc finger protein 319 isoform X2, protein MSEAWQQHAVAPPPVVHTIPPGAENALGCAVYGIVLQPDPALQQSQHQHGQQHSQQHGQQQHPTQVQQPSLQVGGEGGHKCGACGHDISHLANPHEHQCMVSQDRSFQCTQCMKIFHQATDLLEHQCVQVEQKPFVCGVCKMGFSLLTSLAQHHTSHNSTNPMNCSXCEKTYRPGSSGNTTPXSSXTNPQQPSADGASSSGSVAVGSSSSITFPSARDRPYKCSVCQKGFRHLSELARHERVHTGEKPFKCDTCDKSFSQSSHLAHHQRTHSSERPYKCAVCDKSFKHRSHLVRHMYAHSGEHLFKCNLCELHFKESSELLHHPCHPQGARPFRCATCGKGFKRPSDLRQHERTHSEERPFHCEECQMSFKQQYALVRHRRTHKNPSDRPFKCNLCDKGFLQPSHLLYHQHVHGMENLFKCASCQKEFSQSGELLRHKCGESSSSSRETDKPYKCDVCGKGYKKSSTLQRHQNSHCQEKPLKCSLCDRRFLSSSEFVQHRCDPSREKPLKCPECEKRFKYSSDLNRHKRVHTGEKPYKCASCDKGFKQREHLAKHQSVHSRDAQFKCVWCGERFGDLGALQEHTVQHTAEGGGYPVPPCI, encoded by the coding sequence ATGAGTGAGGcgtggcagcagcatgctgttGCTCCCCCTCCGGTGGTGCACACCATACCACCGGGGGCGGAGAACGCGTTGGGCTGCGCCGTCTATGGTATCGTCCTGCAGCCTGACCCCGCTCTGCAGCAGTCGCAGCACCAGCATGGCCAGCAGCACAGCCAGCAGCATGGGCAGCAGCAACACCCTACCCAGGTACAGCAGCCCTCTCTGCAGGTAGGGGGCGAGGGCGGTCACAAGTGTGGAGCATGCGGCCACGACATCTCCCACCTGGCCAACCCACATGAGCACCAGTGTATGGTGAGCCAGGACCGCTCCTTCCAATGCACCCAGTGCATGAAGATCTTCCACCAGGCCACTGATCTGCTGGAGCACCAGTGTGTGCAGGTGGAGCAGAAGccctttgtgtgtggtgtgtgtaagatGGGCTTCTCCCTSCTCACRTCGCTGGCACAGCACCACACCTCYCACAACAGCACCAACCCCATGAAYTGCTCCATRTGTGAGAAGACCTACCGACCGGGCTCCTCTGGYAACACCACYCCCWSCTCCTCTMCCACCAACCCTCAGCAGCCGTCTGCTGATGGAGCCTCTTCAAGTGGGAGTGTGGCAGTGGGATCTTCTTCCTCAATTACATTTCCATCGGCCCGTGACAGGCCCTACAAGTGTTCCGTCTGTCAGAAGGGTTTCAGGCACCTGTCAGAGCTGGCCCGCCACGAGCGTgtgcacactggagagaagcccttCAAGTGTGACACGTGTGACAAGAGCTTCAGCCAGTCCTCTCACCTGGCCCATCACCAGCGCACCCACAGCTCTGAGCGCCCATACAAATGTGCTGTGTGTGACAAGAGCTTCAAGCACCGCTCCCACCTGGTGCGCCACATGTACGCCCATTCCGGAGAGCACCTGTTTAAGTGCAACCTGTGTGAACTGCACTTCAAGGAGTCTTCTGAGCTGCTGCATCATCCATGCCACCCACAAGGGGCACGCCCCTTCCGCTGTGCAACCTGTGGAAAGGGCTTCAAGCGTCCATCAGACCTGCGGCAGCATGAGCGCACTCACTCTGAGGAGCGTCCCTTCCACTGTGAGGAGTGCCAGATGAGTTTCAAACAGCAGTATGCCCTGGTGCGCCACAGGCGCACGCACAAAAACCCATCTGACCGACCATTCAAGTGCAACCTTTGTGACAAAGGCTTCTTGCAGCCATCCCATCTGCTGTACCACCAGCACGTCCACGGCATGGAGAACCTGTTCAAGTGCGCATCCTGCCAGAAGGAATTCAGTCAGTCAGGAGAGCTGCTGCGCCACAAATGCGGTGAGTCGTCCTCTTCATCTAGGGAGACAGACAAGCCTTACAAATGTGACGTGTGCGGCAAGGGATACAAAAAGAGTTCGACACTGCAGCGACATCAGAACTCGCACTGTCAAGAGAAGCCCCTAAAGTGCTCCCTATGTGACCGCCGCTTCCTGTCATCCTCAGAGTTTGTGCAGCACCGCTGCGACCCGTCCCGAGAGAAGCCCCTAAAGTGTCCCGAATGCGAGAAGCGCTTCAAGTACTCGTCTGACCTGAATAGGCACAAGCGTGTCCACACCGGGGAGAAGCCCTACAAGTGTGCTAGCTGTGATAAAGGCTTCAAGCAACGGGAGCACCTGGCCAAGCATCAGAGTGTGCATTCCAGAGATGCCCAGTTCAAGTGTGTTTGGTGTGGAGAGCGCTTTGGAGACCTGGGAGCTTTGCAGGAGCACACAGTCCAGCACACAGCTGAAGGAGGGGGTTACCCTGTGCCACCTTGCATATAG
- the LOC111952180 gene encoding lysosomal phospholipase A and acyltransferase, with protein MGEMVSCGLTIPTLFQLCLLFLAPYINGRTLENCLTGKSCRSERPPVVLIPGDLGNQLEAKLDKPSVVHYICYKKTDVYFTLWLNLELLVPVAIDCWIDNIRLIYNRTTRQTEAPLGVDVRVPGFGQTFSLEYLDPSKRDVGMYFVTIVQSLVEWGYTRDDDVRGAPYDWRKAPNENKAYFLSLQQMIEEMAEKAGGPVVLIAHSMGNMYTLYFLNHQPQAWKDRYIKAFVSLGAPWAGVAKTMRVVASGDNNRIPVISSLKIRSQQRSAVSTTWLFPYAHSWPADQVLIQTPTTNYTVKDYQRFFKDIDFEDGWEMRQDTAPLVSALEPPGVAIHCLYGSGVPTAEGFLYTNFPDTDPTLILGDGDGTVNLLSATQCKRWIGHQNQPVHMLELEGNEHVAMLLNFTTVAYIKTVLFGP; from the exons ATGGGAGAAATGGTATCCTGTGGTTTGACTATCCCAACGCTCTTTcagctgtgtttgttgtttttggcaCCATACATCAACGGCAGAACATTGGAAAATTGTCTCACGGGCAAGTCATGTCGATCGGAAAGACCTCCCGTAGTCCTAA TTCCTGGAGACCTCGGGAATCAGTTGGAGGCCAAGCTGGACAAGCCCAGCGTGGTTCACTACATCTGCTACAAGAAGACTGATGTCTATTTCACATTATGGCTCAACCTGGAACTGCtggtgccagtggccatcgactGCTGGATCGATAACATAAG ACTGATTTACAACCGCACAACAAGGCAGACCGAAGCTCCTCTGGGGGTAGATGTCAGGGTGCCTGGCTTTGGACAGACCTTTTCTCTGGAATACCTTGACCCCAGCAAGCGCGACGTTG GTATGTATTTCGTCACCATAGTGCAGTCGCTGGTAGAATGGGGATATACAAGAGATGACGATGTTCGAGGGGCTCCGTATGACTGGCGTAAGGCTCCAA ATGAGAACAAGGCCTACTTTTTGAGTCTGCAACAGATGATTGAAGAGATGGCAGAAAAGGCTGGAGGTCCGGTTGTACTGATTGCCCACAGCATGGGGAACATGTACACCTTGTATTTCCTAAACCATCAGCCCCAGGCCTGGAAGGATCGCTACATCAAGGCCTTTGTGTCCCTGGGTGCTCCTTGGGCTGGAGTGGCCAAAACCATGAGAGTTGTGGCTTCTG GTGATAATAACCGTATTCCAGTCATCAGTTCACTAAAAATCCGCTCGCAGCAGCGCTCTGCAGTCTCAACCACATGGCTGTTCCCATACGCACATTCCTGGCCCGCTGACCAGGTCCTGATCCAAACACCCACCACCAACTACACCGTCAAGGACTACCAGCGCTTCTTCAAGGATATTGATTTTGAAGATGGCTGGGAGATGCGTCAAGACACTGCGCCACTGGTCAGTGCACTGGAGCCCCCTGGGGTGGCCATACACTGTCTGTACGGCAGTGGAGTGCCTACAGCGGAGGGTTTCCTCTACACCAACTTTCCTGATACAGACCCCACACTGATTCTTGGAGATGGGGATGGGACAGTCAACCTGCTGAGTGCCACCCAGTGCAAGCGTTGGATAGGCCACCAGAATCAGCCTGTCCATATGCTTGAGCTGGAAGGGAATGAGCATGTGGCAATGTTGCTTAACTTTACCACGGTCGCCTACATCAAGACTGTCCTTTTTGGCCCTTGA
- the LOC111952419 gene encoding zinc finger protein 319 isoform X1: MLRFVCHQKRTEDAWRHPHYDTKLNPYTRARMSEAWQQHAVAPPPVVHTIPPGAENALGCAVYGIVLQPDPALQQSQHQHGQQHSQQHGQQQHPTQVQQPSLQVGGEGGHKCGACGHDISHLANPHEHQCMVSQDRSFQCTQCMKIFHQATDLLEHQCVQVEQKPFVCGVCKMGFSLLTSLAQHHTSHNSTNPMNCSXCEKTYRPGSSGNTTPXSSXTNPQQPSADGASSSGSVAVGSSSSITFPSARDRPYKCSVCQKGFRHLSELARHERVHTGEKPFKCDTCDKSFSQSSHLAHHQRTHSSERPYKCAVCDKSFKHRSHLVRHMYAHSGEHLFKCNLCELHFKESSELLHHPCHPQGARPFRCATCGKGFKRPSDLRQHERTHSEERPFHCEECQMSFKQQYALVRHRRTHKNPSDRPFKCNLCDKGFLQPSHLLYHQHVHGMENLFKCASCQKEFSQSGELLRHKCGESSSSSRETDKPYKCDVCGKGYKKSSTLQRHQNSHCQEKPLKCSLCDRRFLSSSEFVQHRCDPSREKPLKCPECEKRFKYSSDLNRHKRVHTGEKPYKCASCDKGFKQREHLAKHQSVHSRDAQFKCVWCGERFGDLGALQEHTVQHTAEGGGYPVPPCI; this comes from the exons atgttacgtttcgtatg TCATCAGAAGAGGACTGAAGACGCATGGAGACA CCCCCACTACGATACAAAACTGAATCCCTACACGAGAGCCAGGATGAGTGAGGcgtggcagcagcatgctgttGCTCCCCCTCCGGTGGTGCACACCATACCACCGGGGGCGGAGAACGCGTTGGGCTGCGCCGTCTATGGTATCGTCCTGCAGCCTGACCCCGCTCTGCAGCAGTCGCAGCACCAGCATGGCCAGCAGCACAGCCAGCAGCATGGGCAGCAGCAACACCCTACCCAGGTACAGCAGCCCTCTCTGCAGGTAGGGGGCGAGGGCGGTCACAAGTGTGGAGCATGCGGCCACGACATCTCCCACCTGGCCAACCCACATGAGCACCAGTGTATGGTGAGCCAGGACCGCTCCTTCCAATGCACCCAGTGCATGAAGATCTTCCACCAGGCCACTGATCTGCTGGAGCACCAGTGTGTGCAGGTGGAGCAGAAGccctttgtgtgtggtgtgtgtaagatGGGCTTCTCCCTSCTCACRTCGCTGGCACAGCACCACACCTCYCACAACAGCACCAACCCCATGAAYTGCTCCATRTGTGAGAAGACCTACCGACCGGGCTCCTCTGGYAACACCACYCCCWSCTCCTCTMCCACCAACCCTCAGCAGCCGTCTGCTGATGGAGCCTCTTCAAGTGGGAGTGTGGCAGTGGGATCTTCTTCCTCAATTACATTTCCATCGGCCCGTGACAGGCCCTACAAGTGTTCCGTCTGTCAGAAGGGTTTCAGGCACCTGTCAGAGCTGGCCCGCCACGAGCGTgtgcacactggagagaagcccttCAAGTGTGACACGTGTGACAAGAGCTTCAGCCAGTCCTCTCACCTGGCCCATCACCAGCGCACCCACAGCTCTGAGCGCCCATACAAATGTGCTGTGTGTGACAAGAGCTTCAAGCACCGCTCCCACCTGGTGCGCCACATGTACGCCCATTCCGGAGAGCACCTGTTTAAGTGCAACCTGTGTGAACTGCACTTCAAGGAGTCTTCTGAGCTGCTGCATCATCCATGCCACCCACAAGGGGCACGCCCCTTCCGCTGTGCAACCTGTGGAAAGGGCTTCAAGCGTCCATCAGACCTGCGGCAGCATGAGCGCACTCACTCTGAGGAGCGTCCCTTCCACTGTGAGGAGTGCCAGATGAGTTTCAAACAGCAGTATGCCCTGGTGCGCCACAGGCGCACGCACAAAAACCCATCTGACCGACCATTCAAGTGCAACCTTTGTGACAAAGGCTTCTTGCAGCCATCCCATCTGCTGTACCACCAGCACGTCCACGGCATGGAGAACCTGTTCAAGTGCGCATCCTGCCAGAAGGAATTCAGTCAGTCAGGAGAGCTGCTGCGCCACAAATGCGGTGAGTCGTCCTCTTCATCTAGGGAGACAGACAAGCCTTACAAATGTGACGTGTGCGGCAAGGGATACAAAAAGAGTTCGACACTGCAGCGACATCAGAACTCGCACTGTCAAGAGAAGCCCCTAAAGTGCTCCCTATGTGACCGCCGCTTCCTGTCATCCTCAGAGTTTGTGCAGCACCGCTGCGACCCGTCCCGAGAGAAGCCCCTAAAGTGTCCCGAATGCGAGAAGCGCTTCAAGTACTCGTCTGACCTGAATAGGCACAAGCGTGTCCACACCGGGGAGAAGCCCTACAAGTGTGCTAGCTGTGATAAAGGCTTCAAGCAACGGGAGCACCTGGCCAAGCATCAGAGTGTGCATTCCAGAGATGCCCAGTTCAAGTGTGTTTGGTGTGGAGAGCGCTTTGGAGACCTGGGAGCTTTGCAGGAGCACACAGTCCAGCACACAGCTGAAGGAGGGGGTTACCCTGTGCCACCTTGCATATAG